The following proteins are co-located in the Trichormus variabilis 0441 genome:
- a CDS encoding acyltransferase family protein, with amino-acid sequence MADNSQPKKKLYTIQVLRGLAAVLVVLAHGDLIFNQNFGQNFWFKIFNFGGSGVDFFFVLSGFIILYVHKKDIANKSKTFTFLFKRFLRIYPIYWVFLSLKLLASFSFSYNPSSTERSLIEMLKAFTLFPQQQEVLSSSFLGVSWTLSYEILFYIIFALLIALPTRISFPIVGVWLLGVFGNFWGLLNLPPDSVFLKFIFSHYNLEFALGCLAAYLFARSKIKWGMVLISVGAFLYTLSAINYHHQIVNLSQVITFGIPSMLLVLGCVSLENTKNIQVPPLLVYLGDASYSIYLAHGFAINNISKLIQKIYPSMTENIFVLNSIGLLIAAISIVFGCLVHSFIEKPLILTFQPRKTANA; translated from the coding sequence ATGGCAGATAATTCTCAACCTAAGAAAAAACTTTATACTATCCAAGTATTGCGGGGGTTAGCAGCAGTGCTGGTAGTCCTTGCACATGGAGACTTGATTTTTAACCAAAATTTTGGTCAAAATTTTTGGTTCAAAATATTTAATTTCGGTGGTTCTGGTGTAGACTTTTTCTTTGTCTTGAGTGGATTTATTATTTTGTATGTTCACAAAAAAGATATCGCTAACAAAAGTAAAACATTTACATTTTTATTCAAAAGATTTTTACGTATCTACCCCATATATTGGGTTTTTCTTAGCCTAAAACTGTTAGCTTCTTTTAGCTTTTCTTATAATCCCAGCAGCACAGAAAGAAGCTTAATTGAGATGCTCAAAGCATTTACCTTGTTTCCCCAACAGCAAGAAGTTCTTTCGAGTAGTTTCTTGGGGGTAAGCTGGACTTTAAGCTATGAAATTTTATTCTATATAATTTTTGCTTTATTAATTGCTTTACCAACTAGAATTTCGTTCCCCATAGTTGGTGTTTGGCTATTGGGTGTATTCGGTAATTTTTGGGGATTACTGAATTTACCACCAGATAGCGTATTTCTTAAGTTCATTTTCAGTCATTATAATCTGGAATTTGCCTTGGGTTGCTTGGCAGCATATTTATTTGCTAGATCCAAAATTAAATGGGGTATGGTTTTAATCTCTGTGGGCGCTTTTCTTTACACATTGTCGGCAATTAATTATCACCATCAAATTGTCAATCTGTCGCAAGTCATTACCTTTGGTATTCCTTCTATGTTGCTTGTGCTAGGTTGTGTTTCTCTAGAGAACACAAAAAATATTCAGGTTCCTCCTTTACTTGTATATTTAGGTGATGCTTCTTACTCTATTTACTTGGCACATGGATTTGCGATTAATAATATTAGCAAACTTATCCAAAAGATTTATCCCAGTATGACCGAAAATATTTTTGTTTTAAATAGTATTGGTCTTTTAATTGCTGCAATATCTATTGTGTTTGGTTGTTTGGTTCATTCGTTCATTGAAAAACCATTAATCCTTACTTTTCAACCTAGAAAAACTGCTAATGCTTGA
- a CDS encoding O-antigen ligase family protein — translation MRNYQRSINFSALAIWLVVLIVGLIAGFAAGASPVLPGLAVVSLVVLGFFFKNLEQAVLSALIIRSAIDGIVSPPLPSAFAIAIDILTLLYVVVLLLQKRTVHTDWFLWFFVAWVIFQTMWLVLLPIGGLGLDGAVFATSLREWVRLFSWLMLYLLVMQLKEKTHPQTVINLLFWALVIPLAIAFLQMFVPGILPSQFAPLSGGVLSEGSRIRGSIGHPNSFATFLLLFIGLTTWKLTITKVRWPWLLLLGLLAFFYVSTKALFSLMMLAVFMLVLIAPRLSLLKLIGAAFFFGLVIFLFGSTEFGQQRLGSIAQTPLLNPDIDIWRAILLSYSDNNSFNWRIAQWHELLEAWKQYPLFGYGLGVTTHIASNGLYAHNDYVRALTEGGIVGLVSFIAFFGVQIGRIVQLMRRSLSNKTQNSLCLVLLALILTIPVGMITENVWSHTMLFFYWFTLLAVAGWDWNTKPTT, via the coding sequence ATGAGGAATTATCAGCGCTCAATTAACTTTTCTGCTCTAGCCATCTGGCTTGTAGTGCTAATCGTCGGTTTGATTGCCGGGTTTGCTGCTGGTGCTAGTCCAGTTTTACCTGGTTTAGCGGTAGTTTCATTAGTGGTACTGGGTTTCTTTTTTAAAAACCTAGAACAAGCCGTATTGAGCGCTTTGATTATTCGCAGTGCCATAGATGGTATTGTTTCTCCGCCCTTACCCTCTGCGTTTGCGATCGCTATCGATATCCTCACCTTACTATATGTAGTCGTCCTGTTGTTGCAAAAGCGTACTGTCCACACCGATTGGTTTTTGTGGTTCTTCGTTGCTTGGGTAATTTTCCAAACAATGTGGCTAGTTCTTTTACCTATAGGTGGACTAGGACTGGATGGCGCGGTGTTTGCTACTAGTTTGCGGGAATGGGTTCGCTTGTTCTCCTGGCTGATGCTTTATTTACTAGTCATGCAGCTAAAGGAAAAGACTCACCCCCAAACAGTAATCAATCTCCTATTTTGGGCTTTAGTCATTCCTCTGGCGATCGCATTTTTACAAATGTTTGTGCCTGGGATTTTGCCATCCCAGTTTGCACCTTTGTCTGGAGGGGTTTTGTCTGAAGGTTCTCGCATTAGAGGCAGTATTGGACATCCCAACAGTTTTGCTACCTTCTTGTTATTGTTTATTGGGCTGACTACCTGGAAGCTAACTATTACCAAAGTACGCTGGCCTTGGTTGCTGTTGCTGGGCTTATTGGCTTTCTTTTATGTCAGCACCAAAGCCTTGTTTAGCTTGATGATGTTGGCTGTATTTATGCTGGTGTTAATTGCTCCCAGATTAAGTTTATTGAAGCTTATCGGTGCGGCGTTTTTCTTCGGCTTAGTGATATTTCTATTTGGTAGTACAGAGTTTGGACAACAACGGCTGGGATCAATAGCACAAACACCATTGCTCAACCCAGATATAGATATATGGCGAGCAATTCTCTTGTCTTATAGCGACAATAACAGCTTCAACTGGCGAATTGCCCAATGGCACGAATTACTCGAAGCCTGGAAACAGTACCCACTGTTCGGTTACGGGTTGGGCGTGACTACGCATATTGCCAGTAATGGTTTATATGCCCATAACGATTATGTCCGGGCGTTAACAGAAGGTGGAATTGTCGGTTTAGTCAGCTTTATAGCCTTCTTTGGCGTACAGATAGGGCGAATTGTCCAGTTAATGAGGCGATCGCTCTCTAATAAAACACAGAATAGTCTTTGCTTGGTTTTATTAGCACTTATTTTAACCATTCCTGTGGGGATGATTACCGAAAATGTTTGGAGTCATACCATGTTGTTTTTTTATTGGTTTACTTTGCTGGCGGTGGCGGGTTGGGATTGGAATACCAAGCCAACAACATAA